The Streptomyces seoulensis genome contains a region encoding:
- a CDS encoding DUF445 domain-containing protein has product MERAQAEEAKPGRTPRPATAAGRAGSYRTMTAFTAADEERQRGVRRMKLTAAGLLLFVAVVYVLATWAGHAGAGPWTGYVAAAAEAGMVGALADWFAVTALFRHPLGLPIPHTAIIPTKKDQLGVSLGEFVGENFLSEDVVRQRLAAVGIGSRLGDWLARPENADRVTAELATALRGALTVLRDSDVQAVVGEAITRRADAREIGPAVGKLLDRIVADGGHRRVVDLVVGRAHEWLERHRDDVMVAIEGGAPGWTPRFVDRKVGDRVYKELLRFVTEMQEMPSHPARAALDRFLTDFASDLQSDTETRARVERLKSEVLARDEVQDLIASAWTAVRSMIVAAAEDERSELRLRVRAGLISLGQRMATEPKMQGKVDRWVEGAAVHVVTTYRQEITSLITETVAGWDAEHTTRKIEAHIGRDLQFIRINGTVVGSLAGLVIYTVSRALGG; this is encoded by the coding sequence ATGGAACGCGCGCAAGCGGAAGAGGCGAAGCCGGGGCGTACCCCCCGGCCGGCGACGGCCGCCGGACGTGCCGGGTCCTACCGGACCATGACCGCCTTCACGGCGGCCGACGAGGAGCGGCAGCGCGGAGTAAGGCGCATGAAGCTCACGGCCGCCGGGCTGCTGCTGTTCGTCGCCGTGGTGTACGTCCTGGCCACCTGGGCCGGGCACGCCGGGGCGGGACCCTGGACGGGCTACGTGGCGGCGGCCGCCGAGGCAGGCATGGTCGGCGCGCTCGCGGACTGGTTCGCGGTCACCGCCCTGTTCCGGCACCCGCTGGGCCTGCCCATCCCGCACACCGCGATCATCCCCACCAAGAAGGACCAGCTCGGCGTCTCCCTGGGCGAGTTCGTCGGGGAGAACTTCCTCTCCGAGGACGTCGTACGCCAGCGGCTCGCCGCCGTCGGCATCGGCAGCAGGCTCGGTGACTGGCTGGCCCGGCCCGAGAACGCCGACCGGGTCACCGCCGAGCTCGCCACCGCGCTGCGCGGCGCCCTGACCGTGCTGCGGGACTCGGACGTGCAGGCGGTGGTGGGGGAGGCGATCACCCGGCGTGCCGACGCACGGGAGATCGGGCCGGCCGTGGGCAAGCTGCTGGACCGGATCGTGGCCGACGGCGGCCACCGGCGCGTGGTCGACCTGGTGGTGGGCCGTGCCCACGAGTGGCTGGAGCGGCACCGGGACGACGTGATGGTGGCCATCGAGGGCGGCGCGCCCGGCTGGACCCCCCGCTTCGTGGACCGCAAGGTCGGCGACCGCGTCTACAAGGAACTGCTGCGCTTCGTCACCGAGATGCAGGAGATGCCCTCGCACCCGGCGCGGGCGGCCCTGGACCGCTTCCTCACCGACTTCGCCTCCGACCTGCAGTCCGACACCGAGACCAGGGCGCGGGTGGAGCGGCTGAAGAGCGAGGTGCTGGCCCGGGACGAGGTCCAGGACCTGATCGCGTCGGCCTGGACCGCCGTACGGTCCATGATCGTCGCGGCTGCGGAGGACGAGCGCAGCGAGCTGCGGCTGCGGGTGCGGGCCGGGCTGATCTCGCTCGGGCAGCGGATGGCGACCGAGCCCAAGATGCAGGGCAAGGTCGACCGCTGGGTGGAGGGCGCGGCCGTCCACGTGGTGACGACCTACCGCCAGGAGATCACCTCCCTGATCACCGAGACCGTGGCGGGCTGGGACGCGGAGCACACCACGCGGAAGATCGAGGCGCACATCGGCCGTGACCTGCAGTTCATCCGGATCAACGGCACGGTGGTCGGTTCACTGGCCGGACTGGTGATCTACACCGTCTCCCGGGCGCTGGGCGGCTGA
- the bcp gene encoding thioredoxin-dependent thiol peroxidase, producing MSERLEPGDLAPAFTLPDADGNEVSLADHKGRKTIVYFYPAALTPGCTKQACDFTDNLALLAGAGYDVIGISPDKPEKLAKFREKEDLKVTLLADPDKKVLEAYGAFGEKKLYGKTVVGVIRSTVVVDEDGKVERALYNVKATGHVAKIIKDLGI from the coding sequence ATGAGCGAGCGACTTGAGCCCGGGGACCTGGCCCCCGCCTTCACCCTGCCCGACGCCGACGGGAACGAGGTGTCCCTGGCCGACCACAAGGGCCGCAAGACCATCGTGTACTTCTACCCCGCGGCGCTTACCCCCGGCTGCACCAAGCAGGCGTGCGACTTCACCGACAACCTCGCCCTGCTGGCCGGTGCCGGGTACGACGTCATCGGCATCTCGCCGGACAAGCCGGAGAAGCTGGCCAAGTTCCGGGAGAAGGAGGACCTGAAGGTCACCCTCCTCGCCGACCCGGACAAGAAGGTCCTGGAGGCGTACGGCGCCTTCGGCGAGAAGAAGCTGTACGGCAAGACCGTCGTCGGCGTCATCCGCTCCACGGTCGTCGTGGACGAGGACGGCAAGGTCGAGCGCGCCCTGTACAACGTGAAGGCCACCGGTCACGTGGCGAAGATCATCAAGGATCTGGGCATCTGA
- a CDS encoding MFS transporter yields the protein MSTGTGTPSQAGGTTTTDIPARLDRLPWSRWHWTIVIGLGTVWILDGLEVTVVGNIAGRLSEPGSGLSISSGQVTGTAAALYVAGACVGALFWGRLTDHFGRRKLFMITLAVYLAATALTSLSTEAWWFFLFRFLTGFGIGGEYAAINSAIDELIPADYRGRVDLMINGSFWLGAVGGSLLSILALDTAFLPENIGWRLTFALGAVLALVILLVRRHVPESPRWLLIHGRDREAEEIVSGIERKIEEERGEPLPTPEGRLEIRRRGSVTFREIARTVFGRYRRRAVLGFSLFIGQAFLYNAITFGFGAILTRFYDIPADRTGYYFAVIAVGNFFGPLLLGKLFDTVGRRVMISSTYLLSGLLLFGTAWLFDQGALSATTLTACWCAVLFFASAGASSAYLTVSEIFPMETRAMSIAFFYALGTAAGGISGPLLFADLTGTGRVGDTVLAFQIGAALMCVAGLVAAVLAVGAERRSLEDIATPLTATSNRAKAVS from the coding sequence ATGAGCACAGGAACCGGGACGCCGTCGCAGGCCGGCGGTACGACCACCACTGACATCCCGGCCCGGCTGGACCGCCTGCCGTGGTCCCGCTGGCACTGGACGATCGTGATCGGCCTGGGCACGGTCTGGATCCTGGACGGCCTGGAGGTCACGGTCGTCGGCAACATCGCGGGCCGGCTGTCCGAGCCCGGCAGCGGCCTGTCGATCAGCTCCGGGCAGGTCACGGGCACCGCGGCCGCGCTGTACGTCGCCGGTGCGTGCGTCGGCGCCCTGTTCTGGGGCCGCCTGACGGACCATTTCGGGCGCCGCAAGCTGTTCATGATCACGCTGGCGGTGTATCTCGCGGCGACGGCGCTGACCTCGCTGTCCACCGAGGCGTGGTGGTTCTTCCTGTTCCGGTTCCTGACCGGCTTCGGCATCGGCGGCGAGTACGCGGCGATCAACTCGGCGATCGACGAGCTGATCCCGGCGGACTATCGCGGCCGGGTCGACCTGATGATCAACGGCAGCTTCTGGCTGGGCGCGGTGGGCGGCTCCCTGCTGTCCATCCTGGCCCTCGACACGGCCTTCCTGCCGGAGAACATCGGCTGGCGGCTGACCTTCGCGCTCGGCGCGGTCCTCGCCCTCGTCATCCTGCTGGTCCGGCGCCATGTCCCGGAGAGCCCGCGCTGGCTGCTGATCCACGGGCGGGACCGGGAGGCGGAGGAGATCGTCTCCGGGATCGAGCGGAAGATCGAGGAGGAACGGGGAGAGCCGCTGCCGACGCCGGAGGGCCGGCTGGAGATCCGGCGGCGGGGCAGCGTGACGTTCCGGGAGATCGCCCGCACCGTCTTCGGCCGCTACCGCAGGCGCGCGGTGCTCGGCTTCTCCCTCTTCATCGGGCAGGCGTTCCTCTACAACGCGATCACCTTCGGCTTCGGCGCGATCCTGACCCGCTTCTACGACATCCCGGCGGACCGTACGGGGTACTACTTCGCCGTGATCGCGGTCGGCAACTTCTTCGGCCCGCTGCTGCTGGGGAAGCTGTTCGACACGGTGGGCCGACGGGTGATGATCTCCTCGACCTACCTGCTCTCAGGCCTCCTCCTGTTCGGCACGGCCTGGCTGTTCGACCAGGGCGCGCTGAGCGCGACCACCCTGACGGCGTGCTGGTGCGCGGTCCTCTTCTTCGCCTCGGCGGGCGCGTCGAGTGCCTACTTGACGGTCTCGGAGATCTTCCCGATGGAGACCCGGGCCATGTCCATCGCCTTCTTCTACGCCCTCGGCACGGCGGCGGGCGGCATCAGCGGCCCCCTGCTGTTCGCCGACCTGACGGGCACGGGCCGGGTCGGCGACACGGTCCTCGCCTTCCAGATCGGCGCGGCGCTGATGTGCGTGGCGGGGCTGGTGGCGGCGGTGCTGGCGGTGGGGGCGGAGCGGCGGTCGCTGGAGGACATCGCGACCCCGCTGACGGCGACGTCGAACAGGGCGAAGGCGGTGTCCTGA
- a CDS encoding transglycosylase domain-containing protein: MPRTPSEPTATPQASGSGSGDGGSGDGGGKKPKRPKRTGWRRMFPTWRMVLGTVVLGAMVIIGLLFLGYSMVQIPAANALATKQATVYLYADGSQLARDGEINRENVGLAQISKGAQHAILAAEDRDFYTESAVDPKAMLRAGWNTALGKGKQSGSTITQQYVKNYYLAQEQTVSRKAKEFFISIKLDREKSKNEILEGYLNTSYFGRNAYGIQAAAQAYYGRDAIDLDPARAAYLAALVNAPSEYDVVAHPENKGAALGRWNYVLDGMVSKGWLAQSERTGIKFPMPKEQTVSTGMSGQRGYLVEAVKDYLVGHDILTKDQLTAGGYRITTTIQKPKQDAFVKAVDDQLIAKLDKKNRKADTYVRAGGASIDPKTGKIVAMYGGIDYVQQYTNGATRGDFQVGSTFKPFVFTSAVQNASSTQDGQRITPNTYYDGTNKRAVQGWTGGAYAPENEDQRSYGKITIRKATDLSVNSVYAQMAADVTGAKVKETAIDLGVPADTPDLYPSPSIALGTATASVLEMTEAYATLANHGRHGTYTIIEKISKDNVPVDLPGRQTKQAVSREAADTTTSVLKSVVEGGTATAAQAAGRPAAGKTGTAEEDTAAWFAGYTPDLATVVSVMGQDPVTARHKPLYGALGVARMNGGGPPTEIWAQYTRNALRGKPAAGFDLELQAGADVVAPSTLPSTSPGTDAGQGNAGATGTPSQGTTPADGGQDNAGTTGTPTQGTTPADPTTTGGAATTDGTTGGPATDGGATGGGLPGGQPGGGGDATGGGADPGTAGLPGGFVAPQTTTRRQ, encoded by the coding sequence CTGCCCCGCACCCCCTCCGAGCCCACCGCCACTCCTCAGGCGAGCGGCAGCGGCAGCGGGGACGGCGGCAGCGGCGACGGCGGCGGCAAGAAGCCCAAGCGCCCCAAGCGCACCGGCTGGCGGCGGATGTTCCCCACCTGGCGCATGGTGCTCGGCACCGTCGTGCTGGGCGCGATGGTGATCATCGGCCTGCTGTTCCTCGGCTACTCCATGGTGCAGATCCCCGCCGCCAACGCCCTGGCCACCAAGCAGGCCACCGTCTACCTCTACGCGGACGGCTCCCAGCTCGCCCGCGACGGCGAGATCAACCGCGAGAACGTCGGTCTCGCCCAGATCTCCAAGGGCGCCCAGCACGCCATCCTGGCCGCCGAGGACCGCGACTTCTACACCGAGTCCGCCGTCGACCCCAAGGCGATGCTCCGCGCGGGCTGGAACACGGCCCTCGGCAAGGGCAAGCAGTCCGGCTCCACCATCACCCAGCAGTACGTGAAGAACTACTACCTGGCCCAGGAGCAGACGGTCAGCCGCAAGGCCAAGGAGTTCTTCATCTCCATCAAGCTGGACCGGGAGAAGTCGAAGAACGAGATCCTCGAGGGCTACCTCAACACCAGCTACTTCGGCCGCAACGCCTACGGCATCCAGGCCGCCGCCCAGGCGTACTACGGCCGCGACGCCATCGACCTCGACCCGGCCCGCGCCGCCTACCTCGCCGCGCTGGTCAACGCGCCCAGCGAGTACGACGTCGTCGCCCACCCCGAGAACAAGGGCGCCGCGCTCGGCCGCTGGAACTACGTCCTGGACGGCATGGTCTCCAAGGGCTGGCTGGCCCAGTCCGAGCGCACCGGGATCAAGTTCCCGATGCCGAAGGAGCAGACCGTCTCCACCGGCATGTCCGGGCAGCGCGGTTACCTCGTCGAGGCCGTCAAGGACTACCTCGTCGGCCACGACATCCTGACCAAGGACCAGCTCACCGCGGGTGGTTACCGCATCACGACCACCATCCAGAAGCCCAAGCAGGACGCCTTCGTCAAGGCCGTCGACGACCAGCTCATCGCCAAGCTGGACAAGAAGAACCGCAAGGCCGACACCTACGTCCGCGCGGGCGGCGCCTCGATCGACCCCAAGACCGGCAAGATCGTGGCGATGTACGGCGGCATCGACTACGTGCAGCAGTACACCAACGGCGCGACCCGCGGTGACTTCCAGGTCGGCTCCACCTTCAAGCCGTTCGTGTTCACCTCCGCGGTGCAGAACGCCTCCAGCACCCAGGACGGCCAGCGCATCACGCCCAACACGTACTACGACGGCACCAACAAGCGTGCCGTGCAGGGCTGGACCGGCGGCGCCTACGCCCCGGAGAACGAGGACCAGAGGTCGTACGGCAAGATCACCATCCGCAAGGCCACCGACCTGTCGGTCAACTCGGTGTACGCGCAGATGGCCGCCGACGTCACCGGTGCCAAGGTCAAGGAGACCGCGATCGACCTCGGTGTCCCGGCCGACACTCCTGACCTCTACCCGTCCCCGTCGATCGCGCTCGGTACCGCCACCGCCAGCGTGCTGGAGATGACCGAGGCGTACGCCACGCTCGCCAACCACGGCCGGCACGGCACGTACACGATCATCGAGAAGATCAGCAAGGACAACGTCCCGGTCGACCTGCCGGGCCGCCAGACCAAGCAGGCCGTCAGCCGCGAGGCCGCCGACACCACCACCTCCGTGCTGAAGAGCGTGGTCGAGGGCGGTACCGCCACGGCCGCGCAGGCCGCCGGCCGGCCCGCCGCGGGCAAGACCGGCACCGCCGAGGAGGACACCGCCGCCTGGTTCGCGGGCTACACCCCCGACCTCGCCACGGTCGTCTCCGTGATGGGCCAGGACCCGGTCACCGCCAGGCACAAGCCGCTGTACGGCGCCCTCGGCGTGGCCCGTATGAACGGTGGCGGTCCGCCCACCGAGATCTGGGCGCAGTACACGCGCAACGCACTGCGCGGCAAGCCCGCCGCGGGCTTCGACCTGGAGCTCCAGGCCGGTGCCGACGTCGTGGCGCCCAGCACGCTGCCCTCGACCTCGCCCGGCACGGACGCGGGCCAGGGGAACGCCGGCGCCACCGGTACCCCGAGCCAGGGCACCACCCCGGCCGACGGCGGTCAGGACAACGCCGGCACCACGGGCACCCCGACCCAGGGCACCACCCCGGCCGATCCGACCACCACGGGCGGCGCCGCCACCACCGACGGCACCACGGGCGGCCCGGCCACGGACGGCGGCGCCACCGGCGGCGGCCTGCCCGGCGGACAGCCGGGCGGCGGTGGTGACGCCACGGGCGGCGGCGCGGACCCCGGCACCGCCGGCCTGCCTGGCGGGTTCGTCGCACCGCAGACCACGACCCGGCGCCAGTAG
- the rdgB gene encoding RdgB/HAM1 family non-canonical purine NTP pyrophosphatase, giving the protein MTRLILATRNAGKITELRAILADAGLPHELIGADAFPEIPDVKETGVTFAENALLKAHALAQATGLPAVADDSGLCVDVLNGAPGIFSARWAGRHGDDRANLDLLLAQLSDIADEHRGAHFACAAALALPDGTERVVEGKLRGTLRQAPAGAGGFGYDPVLQPEGESRTCAELSADEKNAISHRGKAFRALVPVVRELLG; this is encoded by the coding sequence ATGACCCGCTTGATCCTCGCCACCCGTAACGCCGGAAAGATCACCGAGCTGAGGGCCATCCTGGCCGACGCCGGGCTGCCGCACGAGCTGATCGGCGCCGACGCCTTCCCCGAGATCCCGGACGTCAAGGAGACCGGCGTCACCTTCGCGGAGAACGCCCTGCTCAAGGCGCACGCGCTGGCCCAGGCGACCGGGCTGCCCGCCGTCGCCGACGACTCCGGGCTCTGCGTCGACGTGCTGAACGGCGCCCCCGGCATCTTCTCCGCCCGCTGGGCCGGCCGTCACGGCGACGACCGCGCCAACCTCGACCTGCTGCTCGCCCAGCTCTCCGACATCGCGGACGAGCACCGGGGCGCCCACTTCGCCTGCGCCGCCGCCCTGGCGCTGCCGGACGGCACGGAGCGGGTGGTGGAGGGGAAGTTGCGCGGCACCCTGCGGCAGGCTCCGGCGGGTGCGGGCGGCTTCGGGTACGACCCGGTCCTCCAGCCGGAGGGCGAGAGCCGTACCTGCGCCGAGCTGTCCGCGGACGAGAAGAACGCGATCAGCCATCGCGGGAAGGCGTTCCGTGCCCTGGTCCCGGTGGTGCGGGAGCTGTTGGGCTGA
- a CDS encoding SGNH/GDSL hydrolase family protein, whose product MTKRHGYALLSAFVALVVALSVTILLRTASGDSTSGATATGRRPHHGSSAAPASAGTWVGSWATSPVGAEPGTETTGLAGRSVRNVVHANTGGTSARITLSNLYGQAPLTITHTTLALSAGRGTATARAETMRRLTFNGAYTVTIPAGGQAVSDAVRIVVPHDQDVLVTTYSPTPSGPVTIHPHARQISFVAAGDRAEESTGVPYAQRSTYWRYLTALDVLSNEADGTVVAFGDSITDGLTSTMGENRRWPDMLASRLRSAAGRGADVPRYSVVNEGISGNQVLADGLGRPAENPSGLSRFGRDALSRPNVKVVVIDLGINDVTHSRTPADGEKIIDGLRTLVRQAHARGLKVVGTTLTPFGGYWRWTQPLEAMRQRVNAEIRAGRVYDAVVDFDLALRDPADPQRMRPVYDSGDHLHPSDLGFRKMAETLDLGLLKGAGQAEL is encoded by the coding sequence GTGACCAAGCGCCACGGTTATGCCCTGCTCAGTGCGTTCGTCGCACTCGTCGTCGCCCTTTCCGTCACGATCCTCCTCAGGACGGCGTCCGGCGACAGCACCTCGGGTGCCACGGCCACGGGCCGGCGCCCCCACCACGGTTCCTCCGCCGCCCCCGCCTCCGCGGGCACCTGGGTCGGCTCCTGGGCCACCTCGCCCGTGGGCGCCGAGCCCGGCACCGAGACCACGGGCCTCGCGGGGCGTTCGGTGCGCAACGTCGTGCACGCGAACACCGGTGGCACGAGCGCCCGGATCACCCTGTCGAACCTGTACGGCCAGGCGCCCCTGACCATCACTCACACCACGCTGGCCCTCTCGGCCGGCCGGGGCACCGCCACCGCCCGTGCGGAAACGATGCGGCGCCTGACGTTCAACGGCGCCTACACGGTCACCATCCCGGCCGGGGGCCAGGCGGTCAGCGACGCCGTGCGGATCGTCGTACCGCACGACCAGGACGTGCTGGTCACCACCTACTCCCCCACGCCGTCCGGCCCGGTCACCATCCACCCGCACGCGCGGCAGATCTCGTTCGTCGCGGCCGGTGACCGCGCCGAGGAGTCGACGGGCGTCCCGTACGCGCAGCGGAGCACGTACTGGCGTTACCTGACCGCGCTCGACGTGCTCAGCAACGAGGCGGACGGCACGGTCGTCGCGTTCGGCGACTCCATAACCGACGGCCTCACCTCCACCATGGGCGAGAACCGCCGCTGGCCCGACATGCTCGCCTCCCGGCTGCGGTCCGCCGCCGGACGCGGCGCCGACGTGCCGCGCTACTCCGTGGTCAACGAGGGCATCAGCGGCAACCAGGTGCTCGCGGACGGCCTGGGCAGGCCCGCCGAGAACCCGAGCGGGCTGTCCCGCTTCGGCCGCGACGCGCTCTCCCGGCCGAACGTCAAGGTCGTCGTCATCGACCTCGGCATAAACGACGTCACGCACTCGCGGACGCCCGCCGACGGGGAGAAGATCATCGACGGCCTGCGCACCCTGGTCCGGCAGGCGCACGCACGCGGTCTGAAGGTCGTCGGCACCACCCTGACGCCCTTCGGCGGCTACTGGCGCTGGACGCAGCCCCTGGAGGCGATGCGCCAGCGGGTGAACGCGGAGATCCGCGCCGGCCGGGTGTACGACGCGGTGGTCGACTTCGACCTCGCCCTGCGGGACCCCGCGGACCCGCAGCGGATGCGCCCGGTGTACGACTCCGGCGACCATCTGCACCCCAGCGACCTCGGGTTCCGCAAGATGGCCGAGACCCTGGACCTGGGCCTGCTCAAGGGCGCGGGACAGGCGGAGCTGTAA
- a CDS encoding DUF3618 domain-containing protein — protein MAETSDTRTPAQIEADIKRRREVLAETLDEIGVRVHPKTIVGDAKAKAVANVDRVFGRAYVQVNRVMTEVRDQFVDDDGAPRMERVVPAALIVAGTVGLIVAGTRRRKR, from the coding sequence GTGGCGGAGACGTCGGACACCAGAACACCGGCGCAGATCGAGGCGGACATCAAGCGCCGTCGTGAAGTGCTGGCCGAGACGCTCGACGAGATCGGGGTGCGGGTGCACCCGAAGACGATCGTCGGGGATGCCAAGGCGAAGGCCGTCGCCAATGTCGATCGGGTCTTCGGGCGGGCGTACGTCCAGGTCAATCGGGTGATGACCGAGGTACGGGACCAGTTCGTGGACGACGACGGCGCGCCCCGGATGGAGCGGGTCGTGCCCGCCGCGCTGATCGTGGCCGGAACGGTCGGACTGATCGTCGCGGGCACGCGCCGGCGCAAGCGCTGA
- a CDS encoding ABC transporter permease, protein MGAGRLYVAVAAGGFRRYATYRAATAAGVFTNTVFGLIIVCTYRALWDARPHLGGYDQAQAVTYVWLGQALLSTLAIGGGGVEEELMERIRTGDVAVDLYRPADLQLWWLAADLGRACFQLLGRGVVPFLIGMLCFPAYLPSDVGTWLALLVTVALAMLVGFGIRYLVALSTFWLLDGSGVTRIAWLAGHFCSGMLLPLNVFPGTLGEVVRALPWSALLQAPADVLLGRANPLATWLFQAAWAVALLGAGRLLQSVATRRVVVQGG, encoded by the coding sequence GTGGGCGCTGGACGGTTGTACGTGGCCGTCGCGGCAGGGGGATTCAGACGGTACGCGACCTACCGGGCCGCCACTGCGGCAGGGGTGTTCACCAACACCGTGTTCGGCCTCATCATCGTGTGCACCTACCGTGCCTTGTGGGACGCCAGGCCGCACTTGGGCGGATATGACCAGGCGCAGGCCGTGACCTACGTCTGGCTCGGGCAGGCCCTGCTGTCGACGCTGGCGATCGGCGGCGGCGGTGTCGAGGAAGAGTTGATGGAACGCATCCGTACGGGTGACGTCGCGGTCGACCTCTACCGGCCCGCCGATCTCCAACTGTGGTGGCTGGCGGCCGATCTGGGCCGGGCCTGCTTCCAGTTGCTGGGGCGCGGGGTGGTGCCGTTCCTCATCGGGATGCTCTGCTTCCCGGCGTACCTGCCCTCGGACGTCGGCACCTGGCTGGCCCTGCTGGTGACGGTGGCGCTGGCGATGCTGGTCGGCTTCGGCATCCGCTACCTGGTGGCGCTGAGCACGTTCTGGCTGCTGGACGGCTCGGGGGTGACCCGGATCGCCTGGCTGGCCGGGCACTTCTGTTCGGGGATGCTGCTGCCGCTGAACGTCTTTCCGGGCACGCTCGGCGAGGTGGTCCGGGCGCTGCCCTGGTCGGCGCTGCTCCAGGCCCCGGCGGACGTGCTGCTGGGCCGGGCGAATCCCCTGGCCACCTGGCTGTTCCAGGCCGCCTGGGCGGTGGCGCTGCTGGGCGCCGGGCGCCTGCTGCAGTCGGTGGCGACCCGGCGGGTGGTGGTCCAGGGTGGCTGA
- a CDS encoding GroES family chaperonin, producing MLHDRVLVRQETGEGERRSGGGILIPATAAVGRRLAWAAVVAVGQNVRTVEPGDRVLFDPEDLAEVEVRGVAYVLMRERDLHAVAADRFEGSEDSTGLYL from the coding sequence ATGCTGCACGACCGGGTGCTCGTGCGGCAGGAGACCGGTGAGGGCGAGCGCCGTTCGGGCGGCGGCATCCTGATCCCCGCGACCGCGGCGGTCGGGCGGCGGCTGGCCTGGGCCGCGGTCGTCGCGGTGGGGCAGAACGTACGGACCGTGGAGCCCGGCGACCGGGTCCTGTTCGACCCGGAGGACCTGGCCGAGGTCGAGGTGCGGGGCGTGGCCTACGTGCTGATGCGCGAGCGCGATCTGCACGCGGTGGCCGCGGACCGGTTCGAGGGGTCGGAGGACTCCACGGGGCTGTATCTCTGA